From the genome of Archaeoglobus neptunius:
AACCATAACCACAGCGTTAGCTCCTGCTGGCATCATTGCTCCCGTTGCAATTTCTGCAGCTTCTCCTTCTTTTATCTCAACGTCAGGCTTTATTCCGGCCTCAATCGTTCCGACAACTCTCAATGAAACAGGGTTATCTTCCTCGGCTTCAAAGGTATCCTCTGCTCTCACAGCGTAGCCATCCATCGTCGCTCTGTCGAATGGTGGAACATCGGTTTGGGAGTAGACATCCTCTGCAATTATCCTCCCAACCGCTTTTTGGATAGGAAGATGCTCGACTTTCCTTTCGGGTTTGAAGTGGCTGTAGAGTCTGCTGATAGCTTCATCGATCGTTACAATCTCTCTGAAAACCTTCCTCATTCAAACACCTCTGTTATATCTCTCAGGAGAGTTATCTCAACTTCGTCCCCTTCTTCGTAACCCTCTCTGTCTTCTGGAACTATGAGGAGGGCGTTGGATCTTACGAAGGAGCTTAAAATCCCAGAACCGGAAATTCTGATTGGATATACTTTTCCATCGTCCCACAAAACCCTGACGTTGCTTCTTACCCCGATCTCGGATGGCACTCTTCCCTGCAGAATTCCCCTCTGCCTGCTCCACTTTCTGGCTACGATTCTGACGTTCATGAGTTTGTAGAGGGCGGGGATGACGAAGGTGTAAAAACCGAGCAGAGCTGCTGCAGGTGAGCCGGGAAGCATGAATATGGGCTTGTTTTCAGCAACTGCTGCGGCAGTCGGCATACCCGGCTTCATCGAAACGCCGTGAAATACGATTTCACCAAATTCGGAAACGACTTCCGGAACAACATCTTTTGGTCCGACTGAAGTTCCTCCGGTGATAACAACTGCATCGTACTTCAGGGCACTTTCCAGTTTTTCTCTTATCTCGTTTTTGCTGTCTCTGGCAATGCCAAGGCTAATGGCCTCAAACCTGTGCTCAAGCAGGGCGTTGCAGAGCATCGGATTGTTTGAGTTGTATATCTTCGCACCGTCTGACCTCTCTCCAAGCTCAACAAGCTCGTTGCCGGTGGTGATAACCGCAACTCTTGGTCTGCGGTAAACCTTAACCTTTTCAATTCCGAGTGAAGCCAGAACTCCGGCATCCTGCGGTTGCAGAATTTCTCCTTTTTTCAAAATCACTTCTCCATGCTTTACGTCCTCTCCTTTTCTTGACACGTTCTTCATTGGAGTTACAGACTTCAAAATCTCAACGAAGTTTCCATTCAGCCTTGTGTACTCAAGCATAACCACAGCGTTAGCTCCTGCTGGCATCATTGCTCCCGTTACAATTTTTACGGCCTTTCCTGGCTCAATGGAAATGTTGGGAACCTCGCCAATTTCAACACTTCCTGATAG
Proteins encoded in this window:
- a CDS encoding molybdopterin molybdotransferase MoeA, with amino-acid sequence MIREVGFRERESVNSALEKLISRLKALDIVEVGVYSCYGHVLAEDVKAPFEVPPFDRAAMDGYAVRAEDTFGASISNPILLELSGSVEIGEVPNISIEPGKAVKIVTGAMMPAGANAVVMLEYTRLNGNFVEILKSVTPMKNVSRKGEDVKHGEVILKKGEILQPQDAGVLASLGIEKVKVYRRPRVAVITTGNELVELGERSDGAKIYNSNNPMLCNALLEHRFEAISLGIARDSKNEIREKLESALKYDAVVITGGTSVGPKDVVPEVVSEFGEIVFHGVSMKPGMPTAAAVAENKPIFMLPGSPAAALLGFYTFVIPALYKLMNVRIVARKWSRQRGILQGRVPSEIGVRSNVRVLWDDGKVYPIRISGSGILSSFVRSNALLIVPEDREGYEEGDEVEITLLRDITEVFE